In a single window of the Aminomonas paucivorans DSM 12260 genome:
- a CDS encoding ABC transporter substrate-binding protein: protein MVGWKGFRGWGVLALCCAVLWGCVAEAAPLSALKEGWGWPVVVLPPEGGWNSPAGQSVKWALRTAEREVSLTHQGVHGRDVVFLYAPVDTKEEALKRLPQWRAMGAGAILCFASGDLEAGLIQACAYQGPSLILAGGEERRIRDPKGKPCPYLFALDLYRNYRANAFAALAGSQGKELMGILSDPYAVDLARTARLSARFLEKRGVPSRSFWMSGEGDDEMGVRLAEMESSGAGRVICWLGGMGTRSLWKTAAYYRKSLKVWHGGPYDPLLQGAEGVLYLEQDAPLQERLKAQDALRWNVLRKTRVRVTDLVLAGKAYALGHWAIGAFLEAGTNAPAPVAAALARNRDVPLLGETLSINPGTHRPHQREVGVMRIRKNQPPLRETSLKVTSQGVVE from the coding sequence ATGGTGGGATGGAAGGGATTTCGAGGCTGGGGGGTCCTGGCCCTCTGTTGTGCGGTCCTCTGGGGGTGCGTCGCCGAGGCCGCCCCCCTTTCCGCCCTGAAGGAGGGGTGGGGGTGGCCCGTGGTGGTCCTGCCGCCGGAAGGGGGATGGAACTCTCCCGCGGGGCAGTCGGTGAAGTGGGCCCTGCGCACTGCGGAGAGGGAGGTCTCCCTGACCCATCAGGGGGTCCACGGAAGGGACGTGGTGTTCCTCTACGCCCCCGTGGACACGAAGGAGGAGGCCCTGAAGCGTTTGCCCCAGTGGCGGGCCATGGGCGCGGGGGCCATCCTCTGCTTCGCCTCCGGGGACCTGGAGGCCGGATTGATCCAGGCCTGCGCGTACCAGGGGCCCTCCCTGATCCTGGCGGGCGGGGAGGAGCGGCGCATCCGGGATCCCAAGGGGAAGCCCTGTCCCTACCTCTTCGCCCTGGATCTGTACCGGAACTACCGGGCCAACGCCTTCGCCGCCCTGGCGGGGTCCCAGGGCAAGGAGCTGATGGGGATTCTGTCGGACCCCTACGCGGTGGACCTGGCCCGCACGGCCCGCCTGTCCGCCCGGTTCTTGGAGAAGCGGGGTGTCCCCAGCCGGAGTTTCTGGATGTCCGGGGAGGGGGATGATGAAATGGGGGTCCGCCTGGCGGAAATGGAATCCTCCGGAGCCGGGCGGGTAATCTGCTGGCTGGGGGGCATGGGGACCCGTTCTCTCTGGAAGACGGCGGCTTATTACCGTAAGTCCCTGAAGGTTTGGCATGGAGGGCCCTACGATCCGCTCCTTCAAGGGGCGGAGGGGGTGCTGTACCTGGAGCAGGACGCCCCCCTTCAGGAACGGCTGAAGGCCCAGGACGCCCTGCGCTGGAACGTCCTGCGCAAGACCCGGGTTCGGGTGACGGACCTGGTGTTGGCGGGAAAGGCGTACGCTTTGGGACACTGGGCCATCGGGGCTTTCCTGGAGGCGGGGACGAACGCCCCTGCCCCGGTGGCTGCCGCCCTGGCCCGGAACCGGGACGTGCCCCTTCTGGGGGAGACCCTCTCCATCAACCCGGGGACCCATCGTCCCCACCAGCGGGAGGTGGGGGTGATGCGGATTCGCAAGAACCAGCCCCCCCTCCGGGAGACCTCCCTGAAGGTGACCTCCCAGGGGGTGGTGGAGTGA